Proteins found in one Pseudomonadota bacterium genomic segment:
- a CDS encoding GcrA family cell cycle regulator — MTWDRAAFWRQPEVEALMREHFAKGTRAAEVAKLLNKHHNPPGNGQTRNSVIGRWHRMGLTRGLSKSQAAKLSRGGRPPKRSSGPAYMERRVLGDVVRGLPSNAGPMVRVKDHPEDIARVASILDLEDHHCRFPVRKDGFCGDQKVSGLPYCEAHVRRCYRVPEKTAKRTKRLNKVLEVLGSETTRKPLETVGN, encoded by the coding sequence ATGACATGGGATCGAGCGGCATTCTGGCGTCAGCCGGAGGTCGAGGCGCTGATGCGCGAGCACTTCGCCAAGGGCACGCGGGCGGCCGAGGTCGCGAAGCTGCTCAACAAGCACCACAACCCGCCCGGCAACGGCCAAACGCGCAACAGCGTGATCGGCCGTTGGCACCGGATGGGCCTCACCCGCGGGCTCAGCAAGTCGCAAGCGGCAAAGCTGTCGCGGGGTGGCCGCCCGCCCAAGCGCTCGAGCGGCCCCGCCTACATGGAGCGCCGGGTGCTCGGCGACGTGGTGCGCGGGCTGCCGTCCAACGCCGGGCCGATGGTGCGGGTCAAGGACCATCCCGAGGACATCGCCCGCGTCGCCAGCATCCTCGATCTCGAGGACCATCACTGTCGGTTTCCGGTCAGGAAGGATGGTTTCTGCGGGGATCAGAAGGTTTCCGGGCTGCCCTACTGCGAGGCCCACGTCCGGCGCTGCTACCGGGTGCCGGAGAAAACAGCTAAACGCACGAAGCGCTTGAATAAAGTTCTGGAAGTGCTGGGGTCGGAAACCACCCGGAAACCGTTGGAAACCGTTGGAAACTGA
- a CDS encoding twin-arginine translocation signal domain-containing protein yields the protein MLSRRRALKALAVAPAAVPVVAKDAAVKMGLGDVAMSAGIPARYNAPIVATDEASHIRAQLKSLLGGEGRSRAIESARGALSRMDSDLASLRSVSPAWVLTVQAERTADRYLAAERRWLQERLSTLTGGLL from the coding sequence ATGTTGAGCAGAAGAAGAGCTTTGAAGGCGCTAGCAGTCGCGCCGGCTGCGGTTCCGGTCGTCGCCAAGGATGCGGCGGTCAAGATGGGGCTTGGAGATGTGGCGATGAGTGCTGGCATTCCAGCACGTTACAATGCGCCAATTGTGGCAACAGACGAAGCATCACACATTCGCGCGCAACTGAAGTCCTTGCTCGGCGGCGAAGGGCGCTCCAGAGCCATCGAAAGCGCCCGCGGCGCCCTCTCCCGCATGGATAGCGATCTTGCGTCTCTGCGCTCCGTCTCCCCGGCTTGGGTCTTAACCGTACAGGCCGAGAGAACCGCTGATCGATATTTGGCGGCGGAACGCAGATGGCTACAGGAGCGCCTATCGACGCTGACAGGAGGGCTGCTGTGA